A single region of the Mycobacterium lentiflavum genome encodes:
- a CDS encoding MFS transporter, producing the protein MAPERKFLAPSGPRSSENPWLALCAMMIGFFMIMVDSTIVAIANPTIMADLHIGYAAVIWVTSAYLLGCAVVLPVAGRLGDRYGPKNLYLIGLVVFTAASMWCGLAGSAGMLIAARVVQGIGAGVLTPQTLSTITRIFPPQRRGVAVSLWGATAGVASLVGPLAGGLLVDGLGWEWIFFVNLPIGVVGLALAVWLVPELPTQAHRFDLVGVALSGVGIFLIVFGLQQGQSAHWQPWIWATVVAGVGFVSAFVYWQSVNTREPLIPLDVFTDRDFSLCSLGVGITSFTATAMMLPLTFYTQLVCGLSPTLSALLIAPLAIANGGLAPFVGLIVDRYHPRPVLGFGFSVLAISLTWLSFEMTPYTPIWRMLLAFFMIGVGMAFVWSPLTATATRNLPPELAGTGSAVYNSVRQLGAVLGSAAMAAFMAWRTGAEMPPDVSEHDAADGASPLQLPEFVREPFAAAMSQSLLLPAFIALFGIGAALFLVGFASSMMSRAGRAAAPSHDDDRDDDDDYVELILRREQGREPAPRAASAPHRTAPPGAAAAPPEELHSDPAEPRRRRRDDPRSRSEPIGFAHNGSHVDRDKRFRPVVELPPQWHGPATRSDRSAPSPGRRVNGSLRAPRGQRYGPDDDPTGRGRNSSGR; encoded by the coding sequence ATGGCGCCGGAGCGCAAATTCCTCGCCCCCTCGGGGCCGCGCAGCAGCGAAAACCCGTGGCTTGCCCTCTGCGCGATGATGATCGGGTTCTTCATGATCATGGTCGACTCGACCATCGTCGCGATCGCCAACCCGACCATCATGGCCGACTTGCATATCGGCTACGCCGCGGTCATCTGGGTGACCAGCGCCTACCTGCTCGGATGTGCGGTGGTGTTGCCGGTGGCCGGCCGGCTGGGGGATCGGTACGGCCCGAAGAACCTCTACCTGATCGGCCTGGTGGTGTTCACCGCCGCCTCGATGTGGTGTGGACTGGCCGGGAGCGCCGGCATGCTCATCGCCGCCCGGGTGGTGCAGGGCATCGGGGCCGGCGTGCTCACCCCGCAGACGTTGTCGACGATCACGCGGATCTTCCCGCCACAGCGGCGCGGGGTCGCGGTCAGCCTGTGGGGCGCCACCGCCGGCGTCGCCAGCCTGGTGGGCCCGTTGGCCGGGGGCCTGCTGGTGGACGGGCTGGGCTGGGAATGGATCTTCTTCGTCAACCTCCCGATCGGCGTCGTCGGGCTGGCGCTGGCGGTGTGGCTGGTTCCCGAGCTGCCCACCCAGGCGCATCGGTTCGATCTGGTCGGCGTCGCTCTGTCCGGGGTGGGCATCTTCCTGATCGTGTTCGGTCTGCAGCAGGGCCAGTCGGCTCATTGGCAGCCGTGGATCTGGGCGACGGTCGTGGCCGGCGTCGGATTCGTCTCGGCGTTCGTCTACTGGCAGTCGGTGAACACCCGGGAGCCACTGATCCCGCTGGACGTGTTCACCGACCGCGATTTCAGTCTGTGCAGTCTCGGTGTGGGCATCACTTCGTTCACCGCGACCGCGATGATGCTGCCGCTGACCTTCTATACGCAGCTGGTGTGCGGGCTGTCGCCGACCCTGTCGGCCCTGCTGATCGCCCCGTTGGCGATTGCCAACGGCGGCCTCGCGCCGTTTGTCGGCCTGATCGTCGACCGATACCACCCGCGGCCCGTGCTGGGGTTCGGCTTTTCGGTGCTGGCGATCTCATTGACCTGGCTGTCGTTCGAGATGACCCCCTACACGCCGATCTGGCGGATGCTGTTGGCGTTCTTCATGATCGGTGTCGGGATGGCGTTTGTATGGTCGCCGCTGACGGCCACCGCGACTCGCAATCTGCCACCCGAACTGGCCGGAACCGGTTCCGCGGTCTACAACTCGGTCCGCCAGCTCGGGGCGGTACTCGGCAGCGCCGCGATGGCGGCGTTCATGGCGTGGCGTACCGGTGCCGAGATGCCGCCCGACGTGTCCGAACACGATGCGGCCGATGGCGCTAGTCCGTTGCAACTGCCGGAATTCGTGCGCGAGCCCTTCGCGGCGGCGATGTCGCAGTCGCTGCTGCTGCCCGCGTTCATTGCGTTGTTCGGGATCGGCGCCGCGCTGTTCCTGGTCGGCTTCGCGTCCTCGATGATGTCCCGTGCGGGCAGGGCCGCCGCGCCGTCCCACGACGACGATCGCGATGACGACGACGACTATGTCGAACTCATCCTGCGCCGCGAGCAGGGCCGCGAGCCTGCGCCCCGTGCCGCGAGCGCACCGCACCGCACCGCACCGCCCGGGGCCGCTGCAGCACCACCCGAGGAGCTGCACAGCGATCCCGCCGAGCCGCGACGCCGCCGTCGCGATGACCCGCGGTCGCGATCCGAACCGATTGGCTTCGCCCACAATGGATCTCACGTCGATCGCGACAAGCGGTTCCGGCCAGTCGTCGAGCTGCCGCCGCAATGGCACGGCCCGGCCACGCGCAGCGATCGCAGCGCCCCGTCGCCGGGTCGTCGCGTGAACGGCTCCCTTCGGGCACCGCGGGGCCAGCGCTACGGCCCGGACGACGATCCCACCGGCCGCGGCCGGAATTCTTCGGGTAGGTAG